In a single window of the Callithrix jacchus isolate 240 chromosome 1, calJac240_pri, whole genome shotgun sequence genome:
- the NMRK1 gene encoding nicotinamide riboside kinase 1 isoform X3 → MKTFIIGISGVTNGGKTTLAKNLQKHLPNCSIICQDDFFKPESEIETDKNGFLQYDVLEALNMEKMMSAISSWKENARCSVVSTDWESAEEIAILIIEGFLLFNYKPLDTMWNRSYFLTVPYEECKRRRSTRVYEPPDSPGYFDGHVWPMYLKHRQEMQDITWEVVYLDGTKSKEDLFLQVYEDLIQQLAKQKCLQLTA, encoded by the exons ATGAAAACATTTATCATTGGAATCAGTGG tGTAACAAACGGTGGGAAAACAACACTGGCTAAGAATTTGCAGAAACATCTCCCAAATTGCAGTATCATATGTCAGGATGATTTCTTCAAG ccAGAGTCTGAGATAGAGACAGATAAAAATGGATTTTTGCAGTATGATG TGCTTGAAGCACTTAACATGGAAAAAATGATGTCAGCCATTTCCTCCTGGAAGGAAAACGCAAGATGCTCTGTGGTATCAACAGACTGGGAAAGTGCTGAGGAAATTGCCATTTTGATCATcgaaggttttcttctttttaattataa GCCTCTTGACACTATGTGGAATAGAAGCTATTTCCTGACTGTTCCATATGAAGAATGTAAAAGGAGGAGGAG TACAAGGGTCTATGAGCCTCCAGACTCTCCAGGATACTTTGATGGCCATGTGTGGCCCATGTATCTAAAGCACAGACAAGAAATGCAGGATATCACCTGGGAAGTTG TTTACTTAGATGGAACAAAATCTAAAGAGGACCTCTTTCTGCAAGTATATGAAGATCTCATACAACAACTAGCAAAGCAAAAGT GTTTGCAATTAACAGCATAA
- the NMRK1 gene encoding nicotinamide riboside kinase 1 isoform X2 gives MKTFIIGISGVTNGGKTTLAKNLQKHLPNCSIICQDDFFKPESEIETDKNGFLQYDVLEALNMEKMMSAISSWKENARCSVVSTDWESAEEIAILIIEGFLLFNYKPLDTMWNRSYFLTVPYEECKRRRSTRVYEPPDSPGYFDGHVWPMYLKHRQEMQDITWEVVYLDGTKSKEDLFLQVYEDLIQQLAKQKCWSAVARYWLTTTSTFRVQEILLPQPPE, from the exons ATGAAAACATTTATCATTGGAATCAGTGG tGTAACAAACGGTGGGAAAACAACACTGGCTAAGAATTTGCAGAAACATCTCCCAAATTGCAGTATCATATGTCAGGATGATTTCTTCAAG ccAGAGTCTGAGATAGAGACAGATAAAAATGGATTTTTGCAGTATGATG TGCTTGAAGCACTTAACATGGAAAAAATGATGTCAGCCATTTCCTCCTGGAAGGAAAACGCAAGATGCTCTGTGGTATCAACAGACTGGGAAAGTGCTGAGGAAATTGCCATTTTGATCATcgaaggttttcttctttttaattataa GCCTCTTGACACTATGTGGAATAGAAGCTATTTCCTGACTGTTCCATATGAAGAATGTAAAAGGAGGAGGAG TACAAGGGTCTATGAGCCTCCAGACTCTCCAGGATACTTTGATGGCCATGTGTGGCCCATGTATCTAAAGCACAGACAAGAAATGCAGGATATCACCTGGGAAGTTG TTTACTTAGATGGAACAAAATCTAAAGAGGACCTCTTTCTGCAAGTATATGAAGATCTCATACAACAACTAGCAAAGCAAAAGT gctggagtgcagtggctcgatattggctaactacaacctccaccttccgagttcaagagattctcctgcctcagcctcctgagtag
- the NMRK1 gene encoding nicotinamide riboside kinase 1 isoform X1, with translation MKTFIIGISGVTNGGKTTLAKNLQKHLPNCSIICQDDFFKPESEIETDKNGFLQYDVLEALNMEKMMSAISSWKENARCSVVSTDWESAEEIAILIIEGFLLFNYKPLDTMWNRSYFLTVPYEECKRRRSTRVYEPPDSPGYFDGHVWPMYLKHRQEMQDITWEVVYLDGTKSKEDLFLQVYEDLIQQLAKQKCWITMVQSWLTGTSTFLVQAILLPQPPE, from the exons ATGAAAACATTTATCATTGGAATCAGTGG tGTAACAAACGGTGGGAAAACAACACTGGCTAAGAATTTGCAGAAACATCTCCCAAATTGCAGTATCATATGTCAGGATGATTTCTTCAAG ccAGAGTCTGAGATAGAGACAGATAAAAATGGATTTTTGCAGTATGATG TGCTTGAAGCACTTAACATGGAAAAAATGATGTCAGCCATTTCCTCCTGGAAGGAAAACGCAAGATGCTCTGTGGTATCAACAGACTGGGAAAGTGCTGAGGAAATTGCCATTTTGATCATcgaaggttttcttctttttaattataa GCCTCTTGACACTATGTGGAATAGAAGCTATTTCCTGACTGTTCCATATGAAGAATGTAAAAGGAGGAGGAG TACAAGGGTCTATGAGCCTCCAGACTCTCCAGGATACTTTGATGGCCATGTGTGGCCCATGTATCTAAAGCACAGACAAGAAATGCAGGATATCACCTGGGAAGTTG TTTACTTAGATGGAACAAAATCTAAAGAGGACCTCTTTCTGCAAGTATATGAAGATCTCATACAACAACTAGCAAAGCAAAAGT gctggattacaatggtgcagtcttggctcactggaacctccaccttcctggttcaagcgattctcctgcctcagcctcctgagtag